GGCACTCGCCACCCCCGCAAAAGCATCTGAGGTTTGCTGGGCAATCCGCACCCCTTCATCGACCGTCTTGGTGCCCTCGTCGGTAGCCATCACGGTAGCGTTGATCGCATTCTGGATATCCGTGACCAGATCACTGATCCGTTCCGCAGATCGGCGACTTTCATCCGCCAGTTTGCGAATTTCTGCCGCCACGACCGAAAAGCCCTTGCCATGTTCCCCCGCCCGCACAGCTTCCACCGCCGCATTCAGGGCCAGCATATTCGTCTGGTTGGCTAGGTCACTCACAAGCCCTGAGATGCTGCCAATCTGGCTGGTTTGCTCACTCAGACGCAGAATTTGCTCCGCGATCGCGCTGACCTTGCGCTTGAGGGTTGCCATCCCTGTGATCGTGCGTTCTACGGCCTGTGTCCCGTTATCAGCAAGAGCTAGGGCTTGCTGTGCTCCATTGGCTGCTGCTTCAGCCTGTTGCGCAGACTGGCGGGAAGACGCCCCCAACTCGTCCATGGTGGTCGAGGTTTGATTGACCGATGCTGCCTGATGGCTCGAACTGCGTTCCTGTTCTTCAATACTGGCGGCAATTTCCATCGTTGAACTGGCAATCATTGCTGCCGCCTGATTCAACTGCTGACTGGCCCGGCGGATGACCAAGGTGCCAATGACCCCCGAAGCCACCAGGGAAATCGCCGAAGCCCAAATCAGCGATCGTTGTAAAGCCTTCAGCGCTTCACGCTCTTGCGTCTGACTGGCTGCCACCAAGTCTCGCTCGTAGTCATTCATCGTTTGCAAGGCCTGCACAACCGCATCCGCCTGTGCCTGTCCGTTCTGCTGACGCCAAGCCTGGATGGCTGCCTCTAGTTTACCCTCCTGAACCATCCTGATCAAATTTTCATCCAAGGTGATTAGCTCGTCGGCTAACGGTTTGATCGTTTGCAGGTTTTCCTTCTGGGCAGTATCGGTAACCAACCTCTGTAACGTTGAAAACGACTCCTGATAACTCGTTTTCGCCTTATTAAAATTCGCCAAAGACGTTGGGTTGGGTTGGAGCAAATACCCACGGGTGGTCCGTGAAACAACATTCAGGTCGACGGTTATCCGGTTAATGCGATCCAAAACTTCAGAGGAATGGGCGACGGCTGCACTGCTGGCTTTGACGCGATTCACACTGATCAAGGCAATGGCGGCTGCACTGAATAAGGCGATCACGGGTACGGCATAACCTACCACAATTAACTGGCGCAGTTTGAACTGATTTCGCTGAGACATGTTGTTACCTACCTGATAGCAAACCGTGGAATACCCGTCATAGTACGCATCCCCATACCCTCATGCCACCCCAGCGGCCCACATCCATTGATAGCGAGACCCACGACGGGAAATATGAGGTTTGATGAACTGAATAATTAAACCTCCTCATTGATCACAAGATTCCCCTTGAGGAAAATTTTGGGCAGATCTAAGATGCCCATTGACTGGTTGTAATAGGGAGCAACGCCCTCTAGAAATTCATCGTGGCCTGTATGTAACGCTGTCGGAATCGGCTGAACATCATGTGGATCGACATAGATCACATCCAAAACATCATCCACCACAACCCCCGCCACCAGTTCATCCAGATGAATGAGCATCGCTTTGGTTTTGGCGGCCCCATTCATGGGCAGGTTTAAGGCATGGCTGATATCGACTAAGGTCACGACCTCACCCCGCAGGTTGATATTGCCAACAATATGACTGGGACAGCAGGGAATCGGGGTAATTGTGTGAATATCGGTGAACTCATGAATGTTGGCAAGGTCAATGCCAAAAAGTTCTCCTTGGAGATTAATAACGGCGAGGGGCTGCAACCCTACCTTACTTTCCTGTTCCGTGCGGGACCGTAAACTCCTGGCCCGTTGTTGAAAAATCTCCCAGACTTCAGGGCTGACCTGGGCAAAGCCCGGAATCGGAGAGACTGCCGATACGCACACGTCGTCACCTCGCTGGTGTAGAGCATCATGAGGACCTGATTGAGCACTTGATGGCTCGGCTGTGGCATCAACGATCTCAGCGGTGGCCTCAG
This DNA window, taken from Trichothermofontia sichuanensis B231, encodes the following:
- a CDS encoding chemotaxis protein CheW, coding for MDNRYLTSACHYLIFDLNQCRYGINTSAVQEIFFLPALVPVAEAPPDIVGVLNLRGEILPVMDLNRRFGRPSRPYQLTDSVIVLQTDNSRAGIIVDRVYDVEEVQRDRQAVDLTYGRGEPLNNQHFVIDLVEIGTQIVTLLDVVQILQYSDRLSQADTEATLLETALPATAAEATAEIVDATAEPSSAQSGPHDALHQRGDDVCVSAVSPIPGFAQVSPEVWEIFQQRARSLRSRTEQESKVGLQPLAVINLQGELFGIDLANIHEFTDIHTITPIPCCPSHIVGNINLRGEVVTLVDISHALNLPMNGAAKTKAMLIHLDELVAGVVVDDVLDVIYVDPHDVQPIPTALHTGHDEFLEGVAPYYNQSMGILDLPKIFLKGNLVINEEV
- a CDS encoding methyl-accepting chemotaxis protein codes for the protein MSQRNQFKLRQLIVVGYAVPVIALFSAAAIALISVNRVKASSAAVAHSSEVLDRINRITVDLNVVSRTTRGYLLQPNPTSLANFNKAKTSYQESFSTLQRLVTDTAQKENLQTIKPLADELITLDENLIRMVQEGKLEAAIQAWRQQNGQAQADAVVQALQTMNDYERDLVAASQTQEREALKALQRSLIWASAISLVASGVIGTLVIRRASQQLNQAAAMIASSTMEIAASIEEQERSSSHQAASVNQTSTTMDELGASSRQSAQQAEAAANGAQQALALADNGTQAVERTITGMATLKRKVSAIAEQILRLSEQTSQIGSISGLVSDLANQTNMLALNAAVEAVRAGEHGKGFSVVAAEIRKLADESRRSAERISDLVTDIQNAINATVMATDEGTKTVDEGVRIAQQTSDAFAGVASAVNNVVLNNQQISLNIKQQAIAIQQVVDAMNALNAAAQETTNGISQIRMGIQRLNDTAQNLKALV